A genomic window from Scophthalmus maximus strain ysfricsl-2021 chromosome 17, ASM2237912v1, whole genome shotgun sequence includes:
- the clec16a gene encoding protein CLEC16A isoform X2, translating into MFGRSRSWVGGQGRTKNIHSLDHLKYMYHVLTKNTTVTDHNRNLLVETIRSITEILIWGDQNDSSVFDFFLEKNMFAFFLNILRQKSGRYVCVQLLQTLNILFENISHETSLYYLLSNNHVNSIIVHKFDFSDEEIMAYYISFLKTLSLKLNNHTVHFFYNEHTNDFALYTEAIKFFNHPESMVRIAVRTITLNVYKVDNQHMLHYIRDKTAVPYFSNLVWFIGSHVIELDKCVQTDEEHKNRGKLSDLVAEHLDHLHYLNDILIINCEFLNDVLTDHLLNRLFLPLYVYSLVIPETSEDRKINPQVSLYLLSQVFLIIHYQPLVNALAEVILNGDLSVFTPQSDIHSSYKNTASAGGVQRFAKPSESLERSLELSRHRGRKRTQKRPNYKNLGEEEDDEKAGGGGGSGGHGGEESWEDNGRGGEREKGKGTEGGGGGSSKGSRASGETAEEIEMVVMEKCKVSELTEQNITDEEKTAAATRTYAQRSRPFLDMVYSALDCSNDDYHALFVLCLLYAVSHSKGINCDLLERLQLPVPDQERSSYSLVLVERLIRVMSQAAQPDGKVRLATLELSCLLLKQSVLSGNHCIIKDVQLACLEGAREESLHLLRRFYKGEEIFLDMFEDEYRSMTSKPLNVEYLMMDASVLLPPTGTPLTGIDFVKRLPCGDVEKTRRAIRVFFMLRSLSLQLQGEPETQLPLTRPEDLIKTDDVLDLNNSDLIACMVVSKDGGQAQRFLAVDVYQMSLVEPETKRLGWGVVKFAGLLQDMQVSGVEDDSRALNIVIHKPSSNPHAKPLPILQANFIFADHIRCIIAKQRLAKGRIQARRMKMQRIAALLDLPVQPSATEVLGFGQTASASPSGLPFRFYEQSRRAPNDPTANRSVFASVDKVPGFAVAHCVSQHSPSPLSSPSPPSSGSGSTGRCDSVTASTTSVQSPADDGTFLEHTEGEGGGGEVTQVSSTPSTLVPSPALAPSLTPASQPNISLLTDNSADTLSVESLTLLPPAGSPHLHPCASHIPVTHGLQRPGASIAEEEEDEEEEEDEDEEETEVGRKGEQREEGELQEEEGSPVDETDATVKEETTTDLVTPTEEAVEGGGEPEGEDTQLDVDRDLPQRDDSVENTEDAGTYSDTPDSPELD; encoded by the exons ATGTTTGGCCGGTCACGGAGCTGGGTTGGAGGACAGGGGAGAACGAAAAACATCCACTCCTTAGACCACCTCAA gTATATGTACCATGTCCtgaccaaaaacacaacagtgacaGACCACAACCGAAACCTGTTGGTGGAGACCATCCGCTCCATCACGGAGATCCTCATCTGGGGGGACCAGAATGACAGCTCTGTGTTTGA CTTCTTCCTGGAGAAGAACATGTTTGCCTTCTTCCTGAACATCCTGCGTCAGAAATCGGGACGTTACGTGTgcgtccagctcctccagactCTCAACATACTGTTTGAGAACATTAGTCATGAGACGTCTTTAT ATTACCTCTTGTCGAACAACCACGTGAACTCCATCATCGTCCACAAGTTTGACTTCTCAGACGAGGAGATCATGGCCTATTATATCTCCTTCCTCAAGACTCTGTCACTCAAACTCAACAACCACACTGTGCACTTCTTCTACAATGAG CACACTAATGACTTTGCCCTGTACACCGAGGCCATTAAGTTTTTCAACCACCCTGAAAGCATGGTCCGCATCGCAGTCCGCACCATCACACTCAACGTCTACAAAG TGGACAACCAGCACATGCTGCACTACATCCGAGATAAGACAGCGGTCCCATATTTCAGCAACTTGGTGTGGTTTATTGGCAGTCATGTCATCGAATTGGACAAGTGTGTGCAGACCGATGAAGA ACATAAAAACAGGGGAAAGTTAAGTGACCTGGTAGCTGAGCACCTTGACCACCTCCACTACCTCAACGACATCCTCATTATCAACTGTGAATTTCTAAACGACGTTCTAACGGACCACCTCCTCAACCGTCTCTTTCTGCCGCTCTATGTGTACTCTTTGGTCATCCCTGAGACG tctgaggATCGAAAAATCAACCCTCAGGTGTCACTTTACCTGCTGTCTCAA GTGTTCCTGATCATCCACTATCAGCCGCTTGTCAACGCCCTGGCCGAGGTTATTCTGAATGGggacctgtctgtcttcacCCCACAGTCAGACATTCACAGCTCATATAAGAACacg GCCAGTGCAGGAGGCGTGCAACGGTTCGCCAAGCCCTCAGAGTCTCTGGAGCGGTCCCTGGAGCTGTCCCGTCACCGTGGCCGCAAGAGAACCCAGAAGAGGCCAAACTACAAGAAcctgggtgaggaggaggatgatgaaaaagctgggggaggcggaggaagcGGCggacatggaggagaggagagctggGAAGACaacggcagaggaggagagagggagaagggaaaaggtacagagggaggaggaggtgggagttCTAAGGGAAGCAGAGCGAGTGGGGAGACGGCGGAAG AGATAGAGATGGTGGTGATGGAAAAGTGTAAGGTGTCGGAGCTGACGGAGCAGAACATCACTGATGAGGAGAAGACGGCAGCAGCCACCCGCACATACGCACAGAGGAGCAG aCCATTCTTAGACATGGTGTACAGTGCCCTTGACTGCAGCAACGATGACTACCATGCCCTGTTTGTCCTCTGCCTGCTTTATGCTGTCTCACACAGCAAAG GTATAAACTGCGATCTTCTGGAGCGGCTGCAGCTGCCAGTTCCTGACCAGGAGAGGAGCTCCTACAGCCTGGTGCTGGTAGAGAGGCTTATTAGAGTTATGAGCCAGGCAGCGCAACCAG ATGGTAAAGTGCGTCTGGCTACATTGGAGCTGAGTTGCCTTTTATTAAAGCAGTCTGTGCTGTCTGGAAACCACTGTATAATCAAAGACGTACAACTGGCCTGTCTGGAG GGTGCAAGAGAAGAAAGTCTTCATTTACTGCGGAGATTTTACAAG GGAGAGGAGATCTTTCTCGACATGTTCGAAGATGAATACAGGAGCATGACG AGTAAACCTCTCAATGTGGAGTATCTCATGATGGATGCCTCAGTACTGCTGCCGCCCACAGGCACCCCTTTGACCGGCATCGACTTTGTCAAGAGACTGCCATGTGGAGACGTGGAGAAGACGCGCAGG GCGATCCGTGTGTTCTTCATGTTGCGGTCGTTGTCACTTCAGCTTCAGGGAGAGCCAGAGACCCAGCTGCCTCTGACCAGACCTGAAGACCTTATCAAAACAGATGACGTCTTAGACCTCA ATAACAGCGACCTCATAGCCTGTATGGTGGTCAGTAAAGATGGCGGCCAGGCCCAGAGGTTTCTCGCTGTGGACGTGTACCAGATGAGTCTGGTCGAGCCAGAAACCAAACGACTGGGGTGGGGTGTGGTCAAGTTTGCTGGACTCTTGCAA GACATGCAGGTGTCTGGTGTTGAGGACGACAGCAGAGCGTTGAACATCGTCATCCACAAGCCCAGCTCCAACCCCCACGCCAAGCCCCTGCCCATCCTTCAGGCCAACTTCATCTTCGCTGACCACATCCGCTGCATCATTGCCAAGCAGCGGCTGGCCAAAGGTCGTATCCAGGCACGACGCATGAAGATGCAAAGGATTGCTG CTTTGTTGGACCTGCCAGTGCAGCCCAGTGCGACAGAGGTTTTGGGTTTTGGTCAGACAGCCAGCGCTTCACCCAGCGGCCTGCCTTTCCGATTCTACGAGCAGTCGAGACGGGCCCCCAACGACCCCACGGCAAATAGATCAGTCTTCGCCTCCGTGGATAAAGTACCAG GTTTTGCGGTGGCTCACTGTGTGTCGCAGCACagcccctcacccctctcctcaccctcgcCTCCCTCCAGTGGTAGTGGAAGCACAGGAAGATGTGACTCTGTCACTGCAAGCACCACATCGGTTCAAAGCCCTGCAG ATGATGGCACCTTTTTGGAGCACACAGAAGGGGAAGGCGGAGGTGGAGAAGTAACGCAAGTCTCCTCAACTCCATCAACCCTTGTCCCGTCTCCCGCCCTGGCCCCGAGCCTCACCCCGGCCTCCCAGCCCAACATCTCCCTCCTCACCGACAACAGTGCCGACACCCTCAGCGTGGAATCGCTCACGCTGCTGCCCCCGGCTGGCTCACCGCACCTGCACCCATGCGCCAGCCACATTCCAGTGACGCACGGCCTCCAGAGACCAGGCGCCTCCAtcgcagaagaggaggaagatgaggaggaggaggaggatgaggatgaggaggagacggaggtggGCAGGAAAGGAGAgcaaagagaagagggggagctgcaagaggaggaggggtcgcCGGTGGATGAGACGGACGCAACGGTAAAAGAGGAAACCACGACGGACTTGGTCACACCCACTGAGGAGGcagtggagggaggaggcgagcCAGAAGGTGAGGACACACAGCTAGACGTGGACAGAGACCTGCCGCAAAGAGACGACTCTGTAGAGAACACAGAAGATGCAGGGACGTACTCTGACACACCAGACTCACCTGAACTGGATTAA
- the clec16a gene encoding protein CLEC16A isoform X1, translating to MFGRSRSWVGGQGRTKNIHSLDHLKYMYHVLTKNTTVTDHNRNLLVETIRSITEILIWGDQNDSSVFDFFLEKNMFAFFLNILRQKSGRYVCVQLLQTLNILFENISHETSLYYLLSNNHVNSIIVHKFDFSDEEIMAYYISFLKTLSLKLNNHTVHFFYNEHTNDFALYTEAIKFFNHPESMVRIAVRTITLNVYKVSLDNQHMLHYIRDKTAVPYFSNLVWFIGSHVIELDKCVQTDEEHKNRGKLSDLVAEHLDHLHYLNDILIINCEFLNDVLTDHLLNRLFLPLYVYSLVIPETSEDRKINPQVSLYLLSQVFLIIHYQPLVNALAEVILNGDLSVFTPQSDIHSSYKNTASAGGVQRFAKPSESLERSLELSRHRGRKRTQKRPNYKNLGEEEDDEKAGGGGGSGGHGGEESWEDNGRGGEREKGKGTEGGGGGSSKGSRASGETAEEIEMVVMEKCKVSELTEQNITDEEKTAAATRTYAQRSRPFLDMVYSALDCSNDDYHALFVLCLLYAVSHSKGINCDLLERLQLPVPDQERSSYSLVLVERLIRVMSQAAQPDGKVRLATLELSCLLLKQSVLSGNHCIIKDVQLACLEGAREESLHLLRRFYKGEEIFLDMFEDEYRSMTSKPLNVEYLMMDASVLLPPTGTPLTGIDFVKRLPCGDVEKTRRAIRVFFMLRSLSLQLQGEPETQLPLTRPEDLIKTDDVLDLNNSDLIACMVVSKDGGQAQRFLAVDVYQMSLVEPETKRLGWGVVKFAGLLQDMQVSGVEDDSRALNIVIHKPSSNPHAKPLPILQANFIFADHIRCIIAKQRLAKGRIQARRMKMQRIAALLDLPVQPSATEVLGFGQTASASPSGLPFRFYEQSRRAPNDPTANRSVFASVDKVPGFAVAHCVSQHSPSPLSSPSPPSSGSGSTGRCDSVTASTTSVQSPADDGTFLEHTEGEGGGGEVTQVSSTPSTLVPSPALAPSLTPASQPNISLLTDNSADTLSVESLTLLPPAGSPHLHPCASHIPVTHGLQRPGASIAEEEEDEEEEEDEDEEETEVGRKGEQREEGELQEEEGSPVDETDATVKEETTTDLVTPTEEAVEGGGEPEGEDTQLDVDRDLPQRDDSVENTEDAGTYSDTPDSPELD from the exons ATGTTTGGCCGGTCACGGAGCTGGGTTGGAGGACAGGGGAGAACGAAAAACATCCACTCCTTAGACCACCTCAA gTATATGTACCATGTCCtgaccaaaaacacaacagtgacaGACCACAACCGAAACCTGTTGGTGGAGACCATCCGCTCCATCACGGAGATCCTCATCTGGGGGGACCAGAATGACAGCTCTGTGTTTGA CTTCTTCCTGGAGAAGAACATGTTTGCCTTCTTCCTGAACATCCTGCGTCAGAAATCGGGACGTTACGTGTgcgtccagctcctccagactCTCAACATACTGTTTGAGAACATTAGTCATGAGACGTCTTTAT ATTACCTCTTGTCGAACAACCACGTGAACTCCATCATCGTCCACAAGTTTGACTTCTCAGACGAGGAGATCATGGCCTATTATATCTCCTTCCTCAAGACTCTGTCACTCAAACTCAACAACCACACTGTGCACTTCTTCTACAATGAG CACACTAATGACTTTGCCCTGTACACCGAGGCCATTAAGTTTTTCAACCACCCTGAAAGCATGGTCCGCATCGCAGTCCGCACCATCACACTCAACGTCTACAAAG TTTCAT TGGACAACCAGCACATGCTGCACTACATCCGAGATAAGACAGCGGTCCCATATTTCAGCAACTTGGTGTGGTTTATTGGCAGTCATGTCATCGAATTGGACAAGTGTGTGCAGACCGATGAAGA ACATAAAAACAGGGGAAAGTTAAGTGACCTGGTAGCTGAGCACCTTGACCACCTCCACTACCTCAACGACATCCTCATTATCAACTGTGAATTTCTAAACGACGTTCTAACGGACCACCTCCTCAACCGTCTCTTTCTGCCGCTCTATGTGTACTCTTTGGTCATCCCTGAGACG tctgaggATCGAAAAATCAACCCTCAGGTGTCACTTTACCTGCTGTCTCAA GTGTTCCTGATCATCCACTATCAGCCGCTTGTCAACGCCCTGGCCGAGGTTATTCTGAATGGggacctgtctgtcttcacCCCACAGTCAGACATTCACAGCTCATATAAGAACacg GCCAGTGCAGGAGGCGTGCAACGGTTCGCCAAGCCCTCAGAGTCTCTGGAGCGGTCCCTGGAGCTGTCCCGTCACCGTGGCCGCAAGAGAACCCAGAAGAGGCCAAACTACAAGAAcctgggtgaggaggaggatgatgaaaaagctgggggaggcggaggaagcGGCggacatggaggagaggagagctggGAAGACaacggcagaggaggagagagggagaagggaaaaggtacagagggaggaggaggtgggagttCTAAGGGAAGCAGAGCGAGTGGGGAGACGGCGGAAG AGATAGAGATGGTGGTGATGGAAAAGTGTAAGGTGTCGGAGCTGACGGAGCAGAACATCACTGATGAGGAGAAGACGGCAGCAGCCACCCGCACATACGCACAGAGGAGCAG aCCATTCTTAGACATGGTGTACAGTGCCCTTGACTGCAGCAACGATGACTACCATGCCCTGTTTGTCCTCTGCCTGCTTTATGCTGTCTCACACAGCAAAG GTATAAACTGCGATCTTCTGGAGCGGCTGCAGCTGCCAGTTCCTGACCAGGAGAGGAGCTCCTACAGCCTGGTGCTGGTAGAGAGGCTTATTAGAGTTATGAGCCAGGCAGCGCAACCAG ATGGTAAAGTGCGTCTGGCTACATTGGAGCTGAGTTGCCTTTTATTAAAGCAGTCTGTGCTGTCTGGAAACCACTGTATAATCAAAGACGTACAACTGGCCTGTCTGGAG GGTGCAAGAGAAGAAAGTCTTCATTTACTGCGGAGATTTTACAAG GGAGAGGAGATCTTTCTCGACATGTTCGAAGATGAATACAGGAGCATGACG AGTAAACCTCTCAATGTGGAGTATCTCATGATGGATGCCTCAGTACTGCTGCCGCCCACAGGCACCCCTTTGACCGGCATCGACTTTGTCAAGAGACTGCCATGTGGAGACGTGGAGAAGACGCGCAGG GCGATCCGTGTGTTCTTCATGTTGCGGTCGTTGTCACTTCAGCTTCAGGGAGAGCCAGAGACCCAGCTGCCTCTGACCAGACCTGAAGACCTTATCAAAACAGATGACGTCTTAGACCTCA ATAACAGCGACCTCATAGCCTGTATGGTGGTCAGTAAAGATGGCGGCCAGGCCCAGAGGTTTCTCGCTGTGGACGTGTACCAGATGAGTCTGGTCGAGCCAGAAACCAAACGACTGGGGTGGGGTGTGGTCAAGTTTGCTGGACTCTTGCAA GACATGCAGGTGTCTGGTGTTGAGGACGACAGCAGAGCGTTGAACATCGTCATCCACAAGCCCAGCTCCAACCCCCACGCCAAGCCCCTGCCCATCCTTCAGGCCAACTTCATCTTCGCTGACCACATCCGCTGCATCATTGCCAAGCAGCGGCTGGCCAAAGGTCGTATCCAGGCACGACGCATGAAGATGCAAAGGATTGCTG CTTTGTTGGACCTGCCAGTGCAGCCCAGTGCGACAGAGGTTTTGGGTTTTGGTCAGACAGCCAGCGCTTCACCCAGCGGCCTGCCTTTCCGATTCTACGAGCAGTCGAGACGGGCCCCCAACGACCCCACGGCAAATAGATCAGTCTTCGCCTCCGTGGATAAAGTACCAG GTTTTGCGGTGGCTCACTGTGTGTCGCAGCACagcccctcacccctctcctcaccctcgcCTCCCTCCAGTGGTAGTGGAAGCACAGGAAGATGTGACTCTGTCACTGCAAGCACCACATCGGTTCAAAGCCCTGCAG ATGATGGCACCTTTTTGGAGCACACAGAAGGGGAAGGCGGAGGTGGAGAAGTAACGCAAGTCTCCTCAACTCCATCAACCCTTGTCCCGTCTCCCGCCCTGGCCCCGAGCCTCACCCCGGCCTCCCAGCCCAACATCTCCCTCCTCACCGACAACAGTGCCGACACCCTCAGCGTGGAATCGCTCACGCTGCTGCCCCCGGCTGGCTCACCGCACCTGCACCCATGCGCCAGCCACATTCCAGTGACGCACGGCCTCCAGAGACCAGGCGCCTCCAtcgcagaagaggaggaagatgaggaggaggaggaggatgaggatgaggaggagacggaggtggGCAGGAAAGGAGAgcaaagagaagagggggagctgcaagaggaggaggggtcgcCGGTGGATGAGACGGACGCAACGGTAAAAGAGGAAACCACGACGGACTTGGTCACACCCACTGAGGAGGcagtggagggaggaggcgagcCAGAAGGTGAGGACACACAGCTAGACGTGGACAGAGACCTGCCGCAAAGAGACGACTCTGTAGAGAACACAGAAGATGCAGGGACGTACTCTGACACACCAGACTCACCTGAACTGGATTAA
- the clec16a gene encoding protein CLEC16A isoform X4: MFGRSRSWVGGQGRTKNIHSLDHLKYMYHVLTKNTTVTDHNRNLLVETIRSITEILIWGDQNDSSVFDFFLEKNMFAFFLNILRQKSGRYVCVQLLQTLNILFENISHETSLYYLLSNNHVNSIIVHKFDFSDEEIMAYYISFLKTLSLKLNNHTVHFFYNEHTNDFALYTEAIKFFNHPESMVRIAVRTITLNVYKVDNQHMLHYIRDKTAVPYFSNLVWFIGSHVIELDKCVQTDEEHKNRGKLSDLVAEHLDHLHYLNDILIINCEFLNDVLTDHLLNRLFLPLYVYSLVIPETSEDRKINPQVSLYLLSQVFLIIHYQPLVNALAEVILNGDLSVFTPQSDIHSSYKNTASAGGVQRFAKPSESLERSLELSRHRGRKRTQKRPNYKNLGEEEDDEKAGGGGGSGGHGGEESWEDNGRGGEREKGKEIEMVVMEKCKVSELTEQNITDEEKTAAATRTYAQRSRPFLDMVYSALDCSNDDYHALFVLCLLYAVSHSKGINCDLLERLQLPVPDQERSSYSLVLVERLIRVMSQAAQPDGKVRLATLELSCLLLKQSVLSGNHCIIKDVQLACLEGAREESLHLLRRFYKGEEIFLDMFEDEYRSMTSKPLNVEYLMMDASVLLPPTGTPLTGIDFVKRLPCGDVEKTRRAIRVFFMLRSLSLQLQGEPETQLPLTRPEDLIKTDDVLDLNNSDLIACMVVSKDGGQAQRFLAVDVYQMSLVEPETKRLGWGVVKFAGLLQDMQVSGVEDDSRALNIVIHKPSSNPHAKPLPILQANFIFADHIRCIIAKQRLAKGRIQARRMKMQRIAALLDLPVQPSATEVLGFGQTASASPSGLPFRFYEQSRRAPNDPTANRSVFASVDKVPGFAVAHCVSQHSPSPLSSPSPPSSGSGSTGRCDSVTASTTSVQSPADDGTFLEHTEGEGGGGEVTQVSSTPSTLVPSPALAPSLTPASQPNISLLTDNSADTLSVESLTLLPPAGSPHLHPCASHIPVTHGLQRPGASIAEEEEDEEEEEDEDEEETEVGRKGEQREEGELQEEEGSPVDETDATVKEETTTDLVTPTEEAVEGGGEPEGEDTQLDVDRDLPQRDDSVENTEDAGTYSDTPDSPELD; this comes from the exons ATGTTTGGCCGGTCACGGAGCTGGGTTGGAGGACAGGGGAGAACGAAAAACATCCACTCCTTAGACCACCTCAA gTATATGTACCATGTCCtgaccaaaaacacaacagtgacaGACCACAACCGAAACCTGTTGGTGGAGACCATCCGCTCCATCACGGAGATCCTCATCTGGGGGGACCAGAATGACAGCTCTGTGTTTGA CTTCTTCCTGGAGAAGAACATGTTTGCCTTCTTCCTGAACATCCTGCGTCAGAAATCGGGACGTTACGTGTgcgtccagctcctccagactCTCAACATACTGTTTGAGAACATTAGTCATGAGACGTCTTTAT ATTACCTCTTGTCGAACAACCACGTGAACTCCATCATCGTCCACAAGTTTGACTTCTCAGACGAGGAGATCATGGCCTATTATATCTCCTTCCTCAAGACTCTGTCACTCAAACTCAACAACCACACTGTGCACTTCTTCTACAATGAG CACACTAATGACTTTGCCCTGTACACCGAGGCCATTAAGTTTTTCAACCACCCTGAAAGCATGGTCCGCATCGCAGTCCGCACCATCACACTCAACGTCTACAAAG TGGACAACCAGCACATGCTGCACTACATCCGAGATAAGACAGCGGTCCCATATTTCAGCAACTTGGTGTGGTTTATTGGCAGTCATGTCATCGAATTGGACAAGTGTGTGCAGACCGATGAAGA ACATAAAAACAGGGGAAAGTTAAGTGACCTGGTAGCTGAGCACCTTGACCACCTCCACTACCTCAACGACATCCTCATTATCAACTGTGAATTTCTAAACGACGTTCTAACGGACCACCTCCTCAACCGTCTCTTTCTGCCGCTCTATGTGTACTCTTTGGTCATCCCTGAGACG tctgaggATCGAAAAATCAACCCTCAGGTGTCACTTTACCTGCTGTCTCAA GTGTTCCTGATCATCCACTATCAGCCGCTTGTCAACGCCCTGGCCGAGGTTATTCTGAATGGggacctgtctgtcttcacCCCACAGTCAGACATTCACAGCTCATATAAGAACacg GCCAGTGCAGGAGGCGTGCAACGGTTCGCCAAGCCCTCAGAGTCTCTGGAGCGGTCCCTGGAGCTGTCCCGTCACCGTGGCCGCAAGAGAACCCAGAAGAGGCCAAACTACAAGAAcctgggtgaggaggaggatgatgaaaaagctgggggaggcggaggaagcGGCggacatggaggagaggagagctggGAAGACaacggcagaggaggagagagggagaagggaaaag AGATAGAGATGGTGGTGATGGAAAAGTGTAAGGTGTCGGAGCTGACGGAGCAGAACATCACTGATGAGGAGAAGACGGCAGCAGCCACCCGCACATACGCACAGAGGAGCAG aCCATTCTTAGACATGGTGTACAGTGCCCTTGACTGCAGCAACGATGACTACCATGCCCTGTTTGTCCTCTGCCTGCTTTATGCTGTCTCACACAGCAAAG GTATAAACTGCGATCTTCTGGAGCGGCTGCAGCTGCCAGTTCCTGACCAGGAGAGGAGCTCCTACAGCCTGGTGCTGGTAGAGAGGCTTATTAGAGTTATGAGCCAGGCAGCGCAACCAG ATGGTAAAGTGCGTCTGGCTACATTGGAGCTGAGTTGCCTTTTATTAAAGCAGTCTGTGCTGTCTGGAAACCACTGTATAATCAAAGACGTACAACTGGCCTGTCTGGAG GGTGCAAGAGAAGAAAGTCTTCATTTACTGCGGAGATTTTACAAG GGAGAGGAGATCTTTCTCGACATGTTCGAAGATGAATACAGGAGCATGACG AGTAAACCTCTCAATGTGGAGTATCTCATGATGGATGCCTCAGTACTGCTGCCGCCCACAGGCACCCCTTTGACCGGCATCGACTTTGTCAAGAGACTGCCATGTGGAGACGTGGAGAAGACGCGCAGG GCGATCCGTGTGTTCTTCATGTTGCGGTCGTTGTCACTTCAGCTTCAGGGAGAGCCAGAGACCCAGCTGCCTCTGACCAGACCTGAAGACCTTATCAAAACAGATGACGTCTTAGACCTCA ATAACAGCGACCTCATAGCCTGTATGGTGGTCAGTAAAGATGGCGGCCAGGCCCAGAGGTTTCTCGCTGTGGACGTGTACCAGATGAGTCTGGTCGAGCCAGAAACCAAACGACTGGGGTGGGGTGTGGTCAAGTTTGCTGGACTCTTGCAA GACATGCAGGTGTCTGGTGTTGAGGACGACAGCAGAGCGTTGAACATCGTCATCCACAAGCCCAGCTCCAACCCCCACGCCAAGCCCCTGCCCATCCTTCAGGCCAACTTCATCTTCGCTGACCACATCCGCTGCATCATTGCCAAGCAGCGGCTGGCCAAAGGTCGTATCCAGGCACGACGCATGAAGATGCAAAGGATTGCTG CTTTGTTGGACCTGCCAGTGCAGCCCAGTGCGACAGAGGTTTTGGGTTTTGGTCAGACAGCCAGCGCTTCACCCAGCGGCCTGCCTTTCCGATTCTACGAGCAGTCGAGACGGGCCCCCAACGACCCCACGGCAAATAGATCAGTCTTCGCCTCCGTGGATAAAGTACCAG GTTTTGCGGTGGCTCACTGTGTGTCGCAGCACagcccctcacccctctcctcaccctcgcCTCCCTCCAGTGGTAGTGGAAGCACAGGAAGATGTGACTCTGTCACTGCAAGCACCACATCGGTTCAAAGCCCTGCAG ATGATGGCACCTTTTTGGAGCACACAGAAGGGGAAGGCGGAGGTGGAGAAGTAACGCAAGTCTCCTCAACTCCATCAACCCTTGTCCCGTCTCCCGCCCTGGCCCCGAGCCTCACCCCGGCCTCCCAGCCCAACATCTCCCTCCTCACCGACAACAGTGCCGACACCCTCAGCGTGGAATCGCTCACGCTGCTGCCCCCGGCTGGCTCACCGCACCTGCACCCATGCGCCAGCCACATTCCAGTGACGCACGGCCTCCAGAGACCAGGCGCCTCCAtcgcagaagaggaggaagatgaggaggaggaggaggatgaggatgaggaggagacggaggtggGCAGGAAAGGAGAgcaaagagaagagggggagctgcaagaggaggaggggtcgcCGGTGGATGAGACGGACGCAACGGTAAAAGAGGAAACCACGACGGACTTGGTCACACCCACTGAGGAGGcagtggagggaggaggcgagcCAGAAGGTGAGGACACACAGCTAGACGTGGACAGAGACCTGCCGCAAAGAGACGACTCTGTAGAGAACACAGAAGATGCAGGGACGTACTCTGACACACCAGACTCACCTGAACTGGATTAA